One Psychrobacillus glaciei genomic region harbors:
- a CDS encoding phosphocarrier protein HPr codes for MKTNTYKVIAESGIHARPATGLVKVATKFACDIFIEYKEKKVNLKSILGVMSLGIPKGGSISIFAEGKDEEDALEGIESFLKSEGIVAS; via the coding sequence TTGAAAACAAATACGTATAAGGTTATAGCAGAATCTGGCATTCATGCAAGACCAGCAACAGGACTCGTGAAAGTAGCAACTAAATTTGCTTGCGATATATTTATCGAATATAAAGAGAAAAAAGTAAACTTAAAATCGATTCTTGGTGTCATGTCTCTTGGTATTCCTAAAGGTGGATCCATTTCCATATTTGCTGAAGGAAAAGACGAAGAAGATGCACTTGAGGGTATCGAAAGCTTTCTTAAGAGCGAAGGAATTGTCGCATCATGA
- a CDS encoding pyridoxamine 5'-phosphate oxidase family protein — MTKTAKELALKILNDNMIGTMATIQQNKPHSRYMTFFNEDFIMYAATSKKTHKVEEVKQNPNTHILLGYDGKGFGDSFLEIEGMVEVSDREGLKEKVWNKALKGWFTGPEDPNLIILKITPTQIRLMNTKGDEPQVVEL; from the coding sequence ATGACAAAAACTGCAAAAGAATTAGCGCTTAAAATATTGAACGATAACATGATTGGAACGATGGCAACAATTCAGCAAAATAAACCGCATTCACGTTATATGACTTTCTTTAATGAAGATTTCATCATGTATGCCGCTACAAGTAAAAAAACACATAAAGTAGAAGAAGTTAAACAAAATCCAAACACCCATATTCTTTTAGGCTATGATGGCAAAGGCTTTGGAGATTCCTTTTTAGAAATTGAAGGCATGGTGGAAGTATCAGATAGGGAGGGCTTAAAAGAAAAGGTATGGAATAAAGCATTAAAAGGTTGGTTTACTGGACCAGAAGATCCAAATCTGATTATTTTAAAAATAACCCCAACACAGATTCGACTTATGAACACAAAAGGGGATGAACCACAAGTAGTAGAATTATAA
- a CDS encoding mannitol-1-phosphate 5-dehydrogenase, with translation MNAVHFGAGNIGRGFIGCLLYESGYNTCFVDVNGEIVDLLNEKKEYTVQLANATNEVMLVKNVHAINSLRDPDLVVDAVANANLVTAAVGPNILPLIAGLLANGLKKRLMLSKEPLTIIACENMIGGSVFLKEKIYEQLNEQEKSLFDVHFSFPNAAVDRIVPNQTNDDKLAVTVEPFYEWIVDESEISGENPPINGVTFVKELQPFIERKLFTVNTGHAVVAYFGYLAGYRSMHEALADGQIKEMTESVLRETSKYLTTKYSFDEQAHYKYVQKIIARFANPFITDDTTRVGRSPMRKLKSNDRLVRPATQYAEMFEETPIYLAKGIASALHYDYLEDPEAQEIQEAIQQNGIAFAIETFTGIKADTVLFKTVYEQYKEMAKK, from the coding sequence ATGAATGCCGTTCATTTTGGTGCTGGGAATATCGGAAGAGGTTTTATTGGATGTTTGTTGTATGAATCAGGATATAACACATGTTTTGTAGATGTGAATGGAGAGATTGTTGACTTACTCAATGAAAAGAAAGAATATACCGTTCAACTTGCGAATGCAACCAATGAGGTAATGCTGGTAAAAAATGTGCATGCAATTAACAGCCTAAGGGATCCGGACCTAGTCGTAGACGCAGTTGCCAACGCCAATCTGGTTACCGCAGCAGTAGGCCCAAACATTCTTCCACTAATTGCAGGTTTACTAGCGAACGGACTAAAAAAGAGACTTATGTTATCTAAGGAGCCATTAACCATTATTGCGTGTGAAAATATGATTGGTGGGAGTGTCTTTTTAAAAGAAAAAATATATGAACAGCTCAATGAACAGGAAAAATCGTTATTTGATGTGCATTTTAGTTTTCCTAATGCCGCAGTAGATCGGATTGTTCCAAACCAAACAAACGATGACAAATTAGCGGTTACAGTAGAACCTTTTTATGAATGGATCGTAGATGAGTCGGAAATTAGTGGCGAAAATCCCCCTATAAATGGAGTAACATTCGTAAAAGAACTACAGCCATTTATTGAAAGAAAGTTATTTACTGTAAATACAGGACATGCAGTTGTTGCATATTTTGGATACTTGGCAGGTTATAGAAGTATGCATGAGGCACTTGCGGATGGACAAATTAAAGAAATGACTGAAAGTGTATTACGAGAAACAAGTAAGTACCTTACTACAAAGTATTCGTTTGATGAGCAAGCACATTATAAATATGTGCAAAAAATTATTGCTCGCTTTGCAAATCCATTTATAACGGATGATACGACCAGAGTAGGACGATCCCCGATGCGTAAGCTTAAAAGTAATGATCGTCTTGTTAGACCGGCAACACAATATGCAGAGATGTTTGAAGAAACACCAATTTATTTAGCAAAGGGTATTGCATCTGCCTTACATTACGATTATCTGGAGGATCCAGAAGCACAAGAAATTCAAGAGGCGATTCAACAAAATGGAATAGCGTTTGCAATAGAGACATTTACGGGTATAAAGGCTGATACGGTTCTATTTAAAACAGTTTACGAACAATATAAGGAAATGGCGAAGAAATAA
- a CDS encoding phosphotransferase enzyme family protein encodes MMELSTMKAGFSSLEVAESLLQHWKHDEGTLIFWRASSNFVCAFERKGIRFFLRFSFEDENTLEQIKEELDFMEYLKKNNFPCVSPILSLNNNFIETVKTSDGGYFGVVFSAASGTHLDEEEDLLDSQLEQWGRSLATLHNLSMNYEIKNKKRKSWQDTLLFIKNVLNHHPLEDEAKKEYHTISHWLHSLLVSKNTYGLIHYDFQLDNLFYDAKDVTFEIIDFDDSMYHWFAQDVVTALTDELESEQPASKKRINAFLKGYRTKKELSEEDIDLFPMFLRFSKLYQFARLLRSMESSTGEDDPAWLGNLRGKLISKVDEIRKYFRE; translated from the coding sequence ATGATGGAATTGAGTACGATGAAGGCGGGGTTCTCGTCTTTAGAGGTAGCCGAAAGTCTTCTACAACATTGGAAACATGATGAAGGGACACTTATATTCTGGCGTGCAAGTTCAAACTTTGTTTGTGCATTTGAAAGAAAAGGAATAAGGTTCTTTTTACGATTTAGTTTTGAGGATGAGAACACGTTAGAACAAATTAAGGAAGAGCTTGATTTTATGGAATATTTGAAGAAAAATAATTTTCCTTGCGTTTCACCAATTCTTTCGTTAAACAACAACTTTATTGAAACTGTTAAGACTTCGGACGGGGGATATTTTGGTGTAGTATTCAGTGCAGCCAGCGGTACTCATCTTGATGAAGAGGAAGACTTGCTAGACTCTCAACTAGAGCAATGGGGAAGATCGTTAGCCACCCTCCATAACTTGTCTATGAATTATGAAATTAAAAATAAAAAAAGGAAGAGCTGGCAAGACACATTACTTTTTATAAAAAATGTGCTTAACCATCATCCGCTAGAAGACGAGGCAAAGAAGGAGTACCATACAATTTCCCATTGGCTACACTCACTTCTTGTTTCCAAAAATACGTATGGCTTAATACATTATGATTTTCAATTGGACAATTTGTTTTATGACGCAAAAGATGTAACTTTCGAGATAATCGATTTTGATGATTCGATGTATCATTGGTTTGCACAAGATGTAGTGACTGCATTAACAGACGAATTGGAAAGTGAACAACCAGCATCCAAGAAAAGAATAAACGCTTTTTTAAAAGGCTATCGTACTAAGAAAGAATTGAGTGAAGAAGATATAGATCTGTTTCCTATGTTTTTAAGATTTTCCAAGCTATATCAATTTGCAAGACTACTACGATCAATGGAGAGTAGTACTGGCGAGGATGATCCAGCATGGTTAGGAAATCTTCGTGGAAAGTTAATCAGTAAAGTAGATGAAATAAGAAAATATTTCAGAGAATAG
- a CDS encoding BglG family transcription antiterminator, with product MNEVFNMYISAREKMIIEALIVEQGEVTIKELSQKIDVSSRTIHRDLNKIEELLDSYQLELIKKSGVGVQIIGKEKSKLELIKQLETFTFREYTLDERQTMILCILYESSEPVKLFTLSKDLGVSISTVSADLMKLEEQLKPFQLSILKKRGYGVELSGTEEAKRRAISYAIAKTIKEEGLLSLIKEQIHQQSEKHDDPISKRLMHLVDRQKLWKIENVMKDLYPNLSFSMTDNSYVGLIVHLALAIERILQGENIQIEKMYLKQIALEPEYPIAKKIIDGLMKSFQVDIPEAEVGYITMHLQGAKLRQQDGILNEASNLETYMQAKKLVQMMEIATGYQLNHHDSLLEGLVTHLKPAIYRIRQNMGIFNPLLKNIQKDYEELFGHVKIAVENVFPTLVIPDEEIGYLVMHFGSALLGLSGKGDLKAYVICSSGIGTSKLLASRLQQEIPEIAEVVNVSVFELNELPLSERDLVISTIFLQAFHREYIMVSPFMTKDEITQVQLYARRQMLLKKGVPAVKKSYSTVEVLKQKMEKIHLYTGTIADVLNNFHITSQKGKVSAKDCMLEACKLLEKKQIIQKSSTVAEALFTREELGGIGIPGTKLALFHTRIEQVCMPSFTIHKLEQPVFVKGMDGIEMEVHTLLLLLSPQPYHEPGLEVLSLISTIIIENEQSIKLFETEDPEEVQAYLALKFEHFIDENLK from the coding sequence ATGAATGAGGTGTTTAACATGTATATTTCAGCACGTGAAAAAATGATTATCGAAGCATTGATTGTGGAACAAGGGGAAGTAACGATAAAAGAGCTATCACAAAAAATTGATGTGAGTTCTCGGACAATACATCGTGATCTGAATAAAATAGAGGAGCTTTTAGATTCCTATCAACTGGAATTAATAAAAAAATCAGGGGTTGGAGTTCAAATTATTGGAAAGGAAAAAAGTAAACTCGAATTAATAAAGCAACTTGAAACGTTTACATTTAGAGAATATACGTTAGATGAAAGACAAACAATGATTCTATGCATTTTGTATGAATCATCTGAACCTGTGAAGCTTTTTACGCTTTCCAAAGATTTAGGAGTTTCTATCTCAACCGTAAGTGCAGACTTAATGAAGTTGGAAGAGCAATTAAAGCCTTTCCAGCTTTCTATATTGAAAAAAAGAGGGTATGGAGTAGAGCTTTCCGGAACAGAGGAAGCCAAGCGTAGGGCAATCAGTTATGCTATTGCAAAGACAATAAAGGAAGAAGGGCTACTTTCCCTTATAAAAGAACAGATACATCAACAGTCTGAAAAGCATGATGATCCTATCTCTAAACGATTAATGCATCTTGTTGATCGACAAAAATTATGGAAGATAGAAAACGTGATGAAGGATTTGTACCCGAATCTATCTTTTTCAATGACGGATAACTCTTACGTTGGACTTATTGTACATCTCGCATTAGCAATTGAACGGATTCTGCAAGGTGAAAACATTCAAATAGAGAAAATGTATTTAAAACAAATAGCACTAGAACCGGAGTATCCAATTGCTAAGAAAATTATTGATGGACTAATGAAAAGTTTTCAAGTGGATATACCTGAAGCTGAGGTGGGTTATATCACGATGCATCTTCAGGGGGCAAAGCTTCGTCAACAAGATGGTATATTGAACGAGGCCTCTAACTTGGAGACGTATATGCAAGCTAAAAAATTAGTTCAGATGATGGAAATAGCAACAGGTTATCAGTTAAATCATCATGATTCACTTTTAGAGGGGCTTGTTACCCACTTAAAGCCTGCAATTTATCGAATTCGTCAAAATATGGGGATATTTAATCCTCTATTAAAAAATATTCAAAAAGATTATGAAGAGTTATTTGGGCATGTGAAAATTGCAGTAGAAAATGTTTTTCCTACTTTAGTTATTCCAGATGAAGAGATAGGATACTTAGTGATGCATTTTGGATCTGCTCTACTTGGTTTGTCGGGAAAAGGGGATTTGAAAGCATATGTTATTTGTTCTAGTGGTATCGGAACCTCTAAATTACTTGCATCCAGGTTGCAACAAGAAATACCTGAAATAGCGGAGGTTGTAAATGTTTCTGTTTTTGAATTAAATGAACTTCCGTTATCGGAAAGAGACTTGGTAATTTCTACGATTTTTTTACAAGCGTTTCATCGAGAATATATAATGGTGAGCCCATTTATGACAAAAGATGAAATTACTCAAGTACAACTTTACGCAAGAAGACAAATGTTATTGAAAAAGGGAGTTCCTGCTGTTAAAAAAAGCTATTCCACTGTAGAGGTACTAAAACAAAAAATGGAGAAGATTCATCTTTATACAGGAACGATAGCGGATGTTTTAAACAACTTTCATATCACTTCGCAAAAAGGGAAAGTCTCTGCTAAGGATTGTATGCTAGAAGCATGTAAATTGTTAGAAAAAAAACAGATCATACAAAAATCTAGTACAGTTGCTGAAGCATTGTTTACTAGAGAAGAACTCGGTGGTATTGGTATACCAGGAACGAAGCTTGCTTTATTTCACACACGTATCGAACAAGTTTGTATGCCGTCTTTTACGATTCATAAGCTGGAACAACCGGTATTCGTAAAAGGGATGGATGGAATTGAGATGGAAGTGCACACACTATTGTTACTACTCTCACCTCAACCTTATCATGAACCAGGTTTGGAAGTACTAAGCTTAATTAGTACAATTATTATTGAAAATGAACAAAGTATTAAACTATTTGAAACCGAAGATCCAGAGGAAGTACAAGCTTATTTAGCTCTAAAATTCGAGCACTTTATCGATGAAAACTTAAAATAA
- a CDS encoding S66 peptidase family protein gives MATKPGQLKAGDTVGIVTLGSPLGASVINEGIQTLRNMGFNVILGDYVYSSNGFLAATAQQRASDLMKMFAKKEVKWILPTRGGVGVSDILPFLDFSLIARNPKIVSGYSDITVLQNVLFEYAYLISFQSLLLLDFNTRTPAYNFNQFFAATSTVTAPWGIYNPPEIPLVSKVPGNVTGPIVGGNLTSFIGTLGTSFEINTAGKIIVLEETHEPVNTVYRYLQHLFLAKKFDDCIGIIMGDCTKCEAAYGKTYDDIINEFLVPLGKPLMTNLATAHGTYKATVPIGATLNLNTYNNTLTVMEPVVSP, from the coding sequence TTGGCAACGAAACCGGGGCAATTGAAAGCAGGCGATACAGTTGGAATCGTTACACTAGGAAGTCCTTTGGGAGCAAGCGTAATAAATGAAGGAATTCAGACACTACGCAATATGGGCTTTAATGTAATATTAGGGGATTATGTATATTCATCGAATGGATTTCTAGCAGCGACTGCTCAACAGAGGGCATCGGATTTAATGAAGATGTTTGCAAAAAAGGAGGTTAAGTGGATCTTGCCTACTAGGGGAGGTGTTGGTGTATCAGATATATTGCCTTTCCTAGACTTTTCACTTATAGCTCGCAATCCTAAAATTGTCTCGGGTTACAGTGACATTACCGTTTTACAGAATGTTTTGTTCGAATATGCTTACTTAATCTCTTTCCAAAGTCTCCTCCTACTTGACTTTAATACAAGAACTCCGGCTTATAATTTTAACCAATTTTTTGCTGCCACATCAACAGTAACTGCTCCTTGGGGAATTTACAACCCTCCTGAAATACCGCTTGTAAGCAAAGTACCTGGAAACGTTACTGGCCCGATCGTAGGAGGAAATCTAACTTCTTTCATAGGTACTCTAGGTACATCTTTTGAAATCAATACAGCGGGTAAAATTATCGTATTGGAAGAAACGCATGAACCAGTGAATACTGTTTATAGGTATTTACAACATCTATTTTTGGCGAAAAAATTTGATGATTGTATTGGAATTATTATGGGAGATTGCACAAAATGCGAAGCCGCTTACGGAAAAACATATGATGATATAATAAACGAGTTCTTGGTTCCTTTAGGAAAACCTTTAATGACTAACCTTGCAACCGCACACGGAACTTACAAAGCAACTGTCCCGATTGGTGCTACTTTGAATTTGAATACGTATAATAATACATTAACTGTCATGGAGCCAGTAGTGAGTCCATGA
- a CDS encoding PTS sugar transporter subunit IIA, producing MVLPILSVENIMLNQELTTKGEAIQLAGKFLVDRGYVQPEYVEKMLVREEMTSTYMGNFVAIPHGTDDAKKEVKESGIVIIQIPDGVDFGEGNIVKLVFGIAGKGDDHLGILSNIAIAVSEIQNVEKIIQATSQEEVLSFFEGVN from the coding sequence ATGGTATTGCCAATTTTATCAGTAGAAAACATCATGCTAAATCAAGAACTTACAACAAAAGGAGAGGCAATCCAATTAGCGGGAAAATTTTTGGTTGATAGAGGATATGTTCAACCGGAATATGTAGAGAAAATGCTAGTACGTGAAGAAATGACCTCAACATATATGGGGAATTTTGTCGCTATTCCACATGGTACCGATGATGCGAAAAAAGAAGTAAAAGAATCAGGAATTGTAATTATTCAAATTCCTGACGGTGTAGACTTCGGTGAAGGGAATATTGTTAAATTAGTTTTTGGTATTGCTGGTAAGGGTGATGATCATTTGGGGATTCTTTCAAATATAGCTATTGCCGTTTCGGAAATACAAAATGTCGAAAAGATTATTCAGGCTACTTCACAAGAAGAAGTTCTTTCATTTTTTGAAGGAGTGAACTAA
- a CDS encoding YfhD family protein produces the protein MGRDNKQGKSKNKDTLPQTPKNQKIKPNEVQEEFSREFAELGGNATKKKRK, from the coding sequence ATGGGTAGAGATAATAAGCAAGGCAAAAGTAAAAACAAAGATACACTTCCTCAAACACCCAAAAACCAAAAAATAAAACCAAATGAAGTTCAAGAAGAATTTTCACGCGAGTTTGCTGAACTTGGAGGAAATGCAACGAAGAAAAAAAGAAAATAA
- a CDS encoding sensor histidine kinase, which yields MSLWKFSPLFLKQSSNYRILFSVVLTFLFSLAQTILELIHLPYHLYDLYFAFLFIQPLAVGMIAYFIEEIYKSIQLRHQLLHTKRLEAVEQMGAAISHEIRNPLTAAIGFVQLLQMENISKENRVQYLSIIKKELKSAERVIQDYLTFSQPEIRLSETLFVHEELQQAIQLLQPTANRNSVQIVTIFLNDIIIKGDRQKFHQCLVNIMKNAIEAMPSGGVLTVELESNPTNVSILFSDTGAGMTSEQLEHLGEPYYSTKGTRGTGLGMMVVYSIVRAMNGTIHVESEVGVGTTFKFTFISLPTTLDKKEIIEETEKSFVMI from the coding sequence TTGTCATTATGGAAATTTTCTCCACTTTTTTTGAAGCAATCATCAAATTACCGCATCCTATTTTCAGTAGTGCTCACTTTTCTATTCAGTTTAGCCCAAACGATTTTGGAACTTATACATCTACCATACCATTTGTATGATTTGTATTTCGCTTTTCTATTTATCCAGCCATTAGCGGTTGGTATGATTGCATACTTTATTGAAGAAATATACAAATCGATTCAGTTACGTCATCAACTCTTACACACCAAAAGATTGGAAGCCGTTGAACAAATGGGTGCTGCTATTTCTCATGAGATCCGCAACCCTTTAACAGCTGCTATCGGATTTGTTCAGCTTTTGCAAATGGAGAATATCTCAAAAGAAAATCGTGTTCAATACCTTTCGATTATAAAAAAAGAGCTAAAATCTGCTGAAAGAGTGATTCAAGATTATTTAACTTTTTCTCAACCAGAAATCCGATTATCTGAAACCCTTTTCGTTCATGAAGAGCTACAGCAAGCTATTCAGTTGTTGCAACCAACAGCCAATCGGAATTCTGTACAAATAGTTACGATCTTTTTGAATGATATTATTATTAAAGGTGATCGACAAAAGTTCCATCAATGCTTAGTGAATATCATGAAAAATGCAATAGAAGCAATGCCTAGCGGCGGAGTATTAACGGTTGAATTGGAATCTAATCCAACAAATGTGAGCATTCTTTTCTCAGATACTGGAGCAGGAATGACATCTGAACAATTGGAACATTTAGGAGAGCCATATTACTCGACTAAGGGAACAAGAGGGACTGGCCTCGGTATGATGGTTGTGTATAGCATCGTACGCGCCATGAATGGAACTATTCACGTGGAAAGTGAAGTGGGAGTGGGTACGACATTTAAATTTACCTTTATTTCCTTACCTACAACTTTAGATAAAAAAGAGATAATTGAAGAAACAGAGAAATCTTTTGTTATGATTTGA
- a CDS encoding PTS mannitol transporter subunit IICB, with amino-acid sequence MTNEQRESTGFKVKVQRFGSFLSGMIMPNIGAFIAWGLITALFIPTGWIPREDFAELVGPMITYLLPILIGFTGGRLVHGLRGGVVGATITMGVIVGATIPMFLGAMIVGPLGGIAIKWFDKLIEGKIKPGFEMLVNNFSAGIIGGGLTLVAFKLIGPAVNALTDWLASGVQFIFDANLLPFASIFIEPAKVLFLNNAINHGILGPLGIEQAASAGKSILFLLESNPGPGLGILLAYMFFGKGIAKQTSPGAIIIHFLGGIHEIYFPYILMRPLLLVAAIAGGASGIFTLQLFGAGLVAAPSPGSIFAILALTPKGNYIGVILGVLVATAVSFIISAVILKSSKDTGEEDLVKATEKTSALKGKESRAAEFIQVGKMVETQQDSSLSNVHHIIFACDAGMGSSAMGASILKNKMKQAGLDVSVTNTAISNLPADAEVIITHKDLTSRAKEKSPNAHHISVENFLNSPKYDELIDQLKK; translated from the coding sequence ATGACGAATGAGCAGAGGGAAAGTACTGGTTTTAAAGTAAAAGTACAGCGATTTGGTAGTTTTTTAAGTGGGATGATTATGCCGAATATCGGCGCATTCATCGCATGGGGTCTTATTACGGCATTATTTATACCAACGGGTTGGATTCCAAGAGAAGACTTTGCGGAATTAGTTGGCCCGATGATTACTTATTTACTACCTATTTTAATCGGATTTACTGGTGGACGTCTTGTTCATGGTTTACGAGGAGGAGTAGTTGGTGCAACCATAACGATGGGGGTCATCGTTGGGGCGACTATACCAATGTTCCTTGGTGCGATGATAGTTGGACCATTAGGTGGTATAGCAATAAAATGGTTCGATAAATTGATTGAAGGTAAAATTAAACCGGGCTTTGAGATGCTAGTGAATAATTTCTCAGCAGGGATTATTGGTGGAGGGCTAACATTAGTCGCCTTCAAGTTGATAGGTCCTGCAGTTAATGCATTAACGGACTGGCTTGCGTCAGGGGTTCAATTTATCTTTGATGCAAATCTATTACCATTTGCAAGTATTTTCATAGAACCAGCAAAAGTGCTGTTCTTAAATAATGCGATTAACCATGGGATTTTAGGTCCATTAGGGATTGAACAAGCTGCTAGTGCAGGAAAATCAATACTATTCTTACTAGAATCAAACCCAGGACCAGGACTTGGAATTTTACTTGCGTACATGTTCTTTGGAAAGGGAATAGCAAAACAAACTTCACCAGGAGCAATTATTATTCACTTCCTAGGTGGAATACATGAAATTTATTTCCCATATATTTTAATGAGACCACTTCTACTAGTAGCTGCAATTGCTGGGGGAGCATCTGGAATATTTACATTGCAATTATTTGGGGCTGGTTTAGTTGCAGCACCATCACCAGGTAGTATCTTTGCCATTCTTGCATTAACTCCAAAGGGTAATTATATAGGTGTAATACTCGGAGTATTAGTTGCAACGGCAGTATCTTTCATTATCTCTGCAGTCATTTTAAAATCTTCAAAAGATACTGGCGAAGAGGATCTAGTGAAGGCGACAGAAAAAACTTCAGCTCTTAAAGGAAAAGAAAGTAGAGCAGCAGAGTTTATACAAGTTGGAAAAATGGTAGAAACTCAACAAGATAGCTCATTATCAAACGTACACCATATCATATTTGCTTGCGATGCGGGTATGGGATCAAGTGCAATGGGAGCTTCGATATTGAAAAATAAAATGAAGCAAGCAGGTCTAGATGTTTCTGTTACGAATACAGCTATTAGTAATCTTCCTGCAGATGCAGAAGTTATTATCACGCATAAAGATCTAACAAGTCGAGCAAAAGAAAAATCACCAAATGCGCACCATATTTCGGTAGAAAACTTTTTAAATAGCCCAAAATATGATGAGCTAATTGATCAGTTAAAAAAATAA
- the ptsP gene encoding phosphoenolpyruvate--protein phosphotransferase: MNERIIGIAASGGVAIGKAFLLVEPNLTVIKKTISNTQDEISRFHLALSEAEQELQAIRNHAANVLGEENAAIFDAHLLVLSDPEMLSSVENKIKAEEFNAEAALQETADTLIEMFQQLDNEYMRERAADISDVTKRVIAKLLGVNIPNIAMINEEVIIISEDLAPSETAQLNRKFVKGFTTDMGGRTSHSAIMARTLEIPAVVGTSKVTSTIKNGDLIIVDGDNGEVLINPSKEEILLYEEKRSQLEAHKKELSLLKNEQTITLDGKQFEVAANIGTPNDVESVLEHGGEGVGLYRTEFLYMERDALPTEEEQYQAYKEVLEKMGRKPVVVRTLDIGGDKQLPYLNLPKEMNPFLGYRAIRLCLAEQELFRIQLRALLRASNFGNLKIMFPMIATLEEFLEAKHLLLEEKQSLQKQGFAVAENIEIGIMVEIPSTAILADQFAREVDFFSIGTNDLIQYTMAADRMNERVSYLYQPYNPAILRLVKMVIDAAHAQGKWVGMCGEMAGDPIAIPLLLGLELDEFSMSVPSMLKARNQINQLKQSEMKKLVDKALGMQTSEQVRLYVKEALNIE, from the coding sequence ATGAATGAACGAATAATAGGAATCGCTGCATCCGGTGGTGTAGCGATTGGTAAGGCATTTTTGCTAGTTGAACCTAATTTGACTGTCATAAAAAAAACAATTTCTAATACCCAAGATGAAATTTCAAGATTTCATCTTGCATTATCGGAAGCTGAACAAGAATTGCAAGCAATTCGTAACCATGCTGCAAATGTTCTAGGAGAAGAAAATGCAGCAATCTTTGATGCTCACTTGCTTGTATTAAGTGATCCAGAAATGCTAAGTTCTGTTGAAAACAAAATAAAAGCAGAAGAATTTAATGCAGAAGCTGCATTGCAAGAAACAGCAGATACTTTAATCGAGATGTTCCAACAGTTAGATAATGAATATATGCGAGAACGTGCAGCTGATATAAGTGATGTAACAAAACGAGTAATAGCGAAACTTCTAGGAGTAAATATTCCTAACATTGCAATGATCAATGAAGAAGTCATCATTATTTCCGAGGACCTAGCGCCGTCAGAAACTGCACAATTGAATAGGAAGTTTGTTAAAGGTTTTACTACCGACATGGGTGGTCGTACTTCTCATTCTGCAATTATGGCTCGTACGTTAGAGATTCCTGCAGTTGTAGGAACTTCAAAAGTAACGTCAACTATAAAAAATGGGGATCTTATTATTGTTGATGGAGACAATGGGGAGGTTTTAATTAATCCTTCTAAAGAAGAAATTTTACTTTATGAGGAAAAGCGTAGCCAGCTAGAAGCTCATAAGAAAGAATTGTCGCTTCTGAAAAATGAACAAACGATTACTTTAGATGGTAAACAGTTTGAAGTGGCTGCAAATATTGGTACGCCAAACGATGTCGAAAGTGTCCTGGAACACGGTGGAGAAGGAGTAGGTCTTTACAGAACTGAATTTCTTTATATGGAAAGAGATGCATTGCCGACGGAAGAGGAACAATACCAAGCTTATAAAGAAGTATTAGAAAAAATGGGTAGAAAACCTGTTGTTGTAAGAACTTTAGACATCGGTGGGGATAAACAACTTCCTTATTTAAATCTTCCAAAAGAGATGAATCCGTTTTTAGGTTATCGTGCAATTCGGCTCTGCTTGGCTGAGCAAGAGTTATTTAGAATTCAATTGCGCGCATTATTACGAGCGAGTAATTTTGGGAACCTGAAAATCATGTTCCCGATGATTGCAACGTTGGAAGAATTTCTTGAAGCAAAGCATCTCTTGCTAGAGGAAAAGCAGTCTCTGCAAAAACAAGGGTTTGCAGTGGCAGAGAATATAGAAATTGGAATTATGGTAGAAATTCCTTCTACCGCAATATTAGCAGATCAATTTGCACGAGAAGTTGACTTCTTTAGTATAGGAACGAACGATCTAATACAATATACAATGGCAGCTGACAGAATGAATGAACGAGTATCTTATTTATACCAACCTTATAATCCAGCCATTTTACGATTAGTTAAAATGGTCATCGATGCGGCGCATGCTCAAGGGAAATGGGTAGGTATGTGCGGTGAAATGGCAGGCGATCCGATTGCCATTCCATTACTGCTTGGGCTTGAATTAGACGAATTTTCTATGAGTGTTCCATCAATGTTAAAAGCTAGAAACCAAATTAATCAGTTGAAGCAGAGCGAAATGAAGAAGCTTGTTGATAAAGCATTAGGTATGCAGACATCCGAACAAGTAAGATTGTACGTTAAAGAAGCGTTAAACATAGAGTAA